TCGTCGGCGGCAATCAGAATTGGCTCACCGAGACCTACTTGGGCACGCTCACTGAACAGGAAATCCGCGGCGTCTTGTGCCGTTCGGGCGTCGTCGGCGGCACTTCAGCCGGCGCGGCCATCATGTCGCCGATCATGATCCGACGCGACAGACCCCAGCTCGAGGTCGGGCCGGGATTCGGCTTCCTGCCCGGCACGGTCGTCGATCAGCACTTCCTGAAGCGAAACCGTCAGGGCCGGCTGCTGAAGGTGCTCGATTTGTACCGCGACCTCGTCGGCTTGGGCATCGACGAAGGCACGGGCGTGGTCGTGGAAGGGAAGCACATCAGCGTGGTCGGCGACTCGCAAGTGGTCGTCTGCTCTCCTGCCACGTCGGACGGACCGGAGTCGGTGCAATCGCTCGATCCCGGCGCCGAGGCCGATTTGGACGAGCTTCGCACGCTGGTGGCGCAGGTGCTGACCAAGCCGCAAATCGCCACCTCGTCAACCGTGAGCGTTTCGGCCCCTATCGCAAAGGAGCCGACGCCCAAAGCCGTTGATCCGCCGGAGCCGGCTGAGCCGGCGGCACGCGCGGCGCAGTGAAAGAGAAATGGAGGGACAGAGAGAGGGAGAGACGGAGCGAGAGAGAGACGGAGAGACAGGGAGAGGGGGAGAAAACAGGGAGCGACCGAAACGGCGATTCTACGTTGTGTCGCTCTTTCCCTCCCTCGCTCCGTCTCTCCGTCCTTCACTTGCTCCGTCCCTCCCTCGCTTAGACGTCCAGCGTTCCCTTGGTGCTGGGAACGCCTTCCAGCCGCGGATCGTTTTCGACGGCCATCCGTAAGGCACGGGCGGCGGCCTTGAAAAGGGCTTCGCTGATGTGGTGGCTGTTGCGGCCGTAATGCACGAGCACGTGCAAATTGCACAGTGCGTTGGCGGCCAGGGCCTGCCAAAAATCTTCGACCAGCTCGCTGTCGAATTCGCCGATCTTGGCCGAGGGAAACTGGGCCTGGAAAACCAGAAAATAGCGGCCGCTCAGATCGACGGCGACCGTGGCCAGAGTCTCTTCCATCGGCAGTGTGAAGTGCCCGTAGCGGCGAATGCCCGATTTGTCGCCCAGGGCCTGGCGCAGCGCCCGGCCGAGGCAGATGCCGACGTCTTCGACGGTGTGGTGCTGATCGACGTGCAAATCGCCCTGGGCTTCGACGGTCAGGTCGAACGCCGCGTGTTTCGCCAGCAGCGTGAGCATGTGGTCGAAGAAGCCGATGCCGGTCGCCACGGCCGCGCTGCCCGCACCGTCGACGTTCAGTTCGACGCGAATCTCGGTTTCAGCCGTCTTGCGTTCAATGCGTGCGGAGCGGGCCATGCGGTTTAAGTCCCTGGAATGCGCGGTAAGGTGGGGCTAGTGAGCTTGCGAGCGCCGGACCACCAATGC
The DNA window shown above is from Pirellulales bacterium and carries:
- a CDS encoding cyanophycinase translates to MDVPNNSETLVSHRGGRGRSAGRHWATALVLAAAVLGARNAPADEKAAPDKPVEKLNGKLVICGGGVLPAQLRNRFLELAGGAAARVVVVTTASVYADTDKMAAKLAFWHEQKLASLTVLHTRSRQTADDPTFAQPLREATGVWFVGGNQNWLTETYLGTLTEQEIRGVLCRSGVVGGTSAGAAIMSPIMIRRDRPQLEVGPGFGFLPGTVVDQHFLKRNRQGRLLKVLDLYRDLVGLGIDEGTGVVVEGKHISVVGDSQVVVCSPATSDGPESVQSLDPGAEADLDELRTLVAQVLTKPQIATSSTVSVSAPIAKEPTPKAVDPPEPAEPAARAAQ
- the hisB gene encoding imidazoleglycerol-phosphate dehydratase HisB: MARSARIERKTAETEIRVELNVDGAGSAAVATGIGFFDHMLTLLAKHAAFDLTVEAQGDLHVDQHHTVEDVGICLGRALRQALGDKSGIRRYGHFTLPMEETLATVAVDLSGRYFLVFQAQFPSAKIGEFDSELVEDFWQALAANALCNLHVLVHYGRNSHHISEALFKAAARALRMAVENDPRLEGVPSTKGTLDV